One Solibacillus sp. R5-41 DNA segment encodes these proteins:
- a CDS encoding aldehyde dehydrogenase family protein, with the protein MRLLNFIGGNWIEESTLQSIPVINPANGEELATLPLSTKVEVDFAVREAKAAQKVWAQIPAPKRAQYLYDIAFKLKEKKEQLAQTLTREMGKVIEEARGEVQEGIDMALYMAAEGRRLFGETVPSELPDKFAMSVRSPIGVAGLITPWNFPIAIATWKAFPALIAGNTVVWKPSNETPMMAYELAKIFEEVDLPKGVVNVVFGSGPTVGTAMIEHPDIRVISFTGSTVTGSKVAELGGKHLKKVSLEMGGKNAVIVMDDANIELAVEGILWSAFGTAGQRCTACSRVIVHRDVKEQLEERLIQEAKKLTIGDGLDPSVKIGPVINKAALEKIKHYVQIGKEQGANLLFGGQILNTGAYENGFYFEPTIFTDVQPDSILAQEEIFGPVISMIEIASLEEAIEVNNSVKFGLSSSIFSQDINKVFKAQQLLDTGIVYVNAGTTGAEIHLPFGGTKGTGNGHRDSGQAALDVYTEWKSIYVDFSGKLQRAQIDNNE; encoded by the coding sequence ATGAGGCTTTTAAATTTTATCGGTGGTAATTGGATAGAAGAATCAACTCTGCAAAGTATACCTGTAATCAATCCGGCAAATGGTGAAGAACTTGCAACGCTACCATTGTCTACGAAAGTGGAAGTCGATTTTGCTGTACGTGAGGCAAAAGCGGCACAAAAAGTATGGGCACAAATACCAGCGCCAAAGCGTGCACAATATTTATATGACATTGCGTTTAAATTGAAAGAAAAAAAGGAACAACTCGCGCAAACATTGACCCGTGAGATGGGGAAAGTGATAGAAGAGGCAAGAGGTGAAGTGCAAGAAGGTATTGATATGGCACTTTATATGGCAGCGGAAGGAAGACGTCTGTTCGGGGAAACGGTCCCTTCTGAATTGCCGGATAAATTTGCGATGAGTGTGCGTTCTCCAATCGGTGTTGCGGGACTCATCACCCCGTGGAATTTTCCGATTGCCATTGCGACTTGGAAAGCCTTCCCGGCACTAATTGCGGGAAATACGGTCGTATGGAAGCCTTCTAATGAAACACCAATGATGGCCTATGAACTGGCGAAGATTTTTGAAGAAGTTGATTTACCAAAAGGTGTTGTGAATGTCGTATTTGGCTCTGGACCTACTGTTGGAACGGCAATGATCGAGCATCCAGATATTCGTGTTATTTCATTTACCGGCTCAACGGTAACAGGAAGTAAGGTGGCGGAACTCGGGGGCAAGCATTTAAAAAAGGTATCGCTTGAAATGGGCGGAAAAAATGCGGTAATTGTCATGGATGATGCGAATATTGAACTGGCGGTAGAAGGGATTTTATGGAGCGCCTTTGGGACAGCTGGACAGCGTTGTACAGCGTGTAGCCGGGTTATTGTACACCGTGATGTGAAAGAGCAGCTTGAAGAAAGGCTCATTCAGGAGGCGAAAAAGCTGACGATTGGAGATGGTTTAGATCCATCGGTTAAGATCGGTCCAGTTATTAATAAGGCGGCGCTCGAGAAAATTAAGCATTATGTTCAAATTGGTAAGGAACAAGGGGCAAATTTATTATTTGGCGGACAAATTTTAAATACAGGGGCTTATGAAAATGGTTTTTATTTTGAGCCGACGATTTTTACAGATGTTCAACCGGATAGCATTTTAGCGCAGGAGGAAATTTTCGGACCTGTTATTAGCATGATTGAAATTGCAAGCCTAGAGGAAGCGATTGAAGTAAATAATAGTGTGAAATTCGGTCTATCAAGTTCTATTTTCTCACAAGATATTAATAAAGTGTTTAAGGCACAGCAACTTTTAGATACAGGAATTGTTTATGTAAATGCAGGGACAACGGGTGCAGAAATTCATTTACCATTCGGTGGAACAAAAGGTACGGGGAACGGACACCGCGATTCCGGTCAGGCCGCGCTTGATGTGTATACAGAATGGAAAAGTATTTACGTTGACTTCAGTGGGAAATTACAACGAGCTCAAATTGATAACAACGAATGA
- a CDS encoding saccharopine dehydrogenase family protein, whose product MKVVVLGAGLMGKEIARDLVASEQVEKVFLADVSIEPANEFVATLNTNKVEVVQLDADCDEDLRKVISKGQVVINALFYTFNERVARAAIDVEVHSVDLGGHIGGVTEKILALNEDAVKKGVTVIPDLGVAPGMINILTGYGASKLDSVESIKLFVGGIPTEPKPPLNYTRVFSLDGVFDHYTEPSKTISKGVLKEVESLTGIEPIYFDEFGVLEAFYTSGGISTLHHTFPNVKTLEYKTIRYKGHAEKFKLLADLGFLDKTNTVAVGDNEINVREVTREALKKKLDLGKQSDAVLLRAIISGERSEEQITYEYEMIVRKDLEKNVTAMARATANTISVVAQMIGKGLITDRGVFAPEMVVPGREFIEEMAKRGVVIKETSHRSTMIVKW is encoded by the coding sequence ATGAAAGTAGTTGTATTAGGTGCAGGTTTAATGGGAAAAGAAATTGCGCGCGATTTAGTAGCGAGTGAGCAAGTTGAAAAGGTATTTTTAGCGGATGTATCGATAGAGCCGGCAAATGAATTTGTCGCAACTTTAAATACAAATAAAGTGGAAGTAGTACAGCTTGATGCAGATTGTGATGAGGATTTACGTAAGGTCATTTCAAAGGGGCAAGTCGTGATTAATGCCCTATTCTATACATTTAATGAACGTGTGGCCCGCGCGGCAATTGATGTGGAGGTACATTCTGTTGATTTAGGTGGTCATATTGGTGGTGTGACAGAAAAAATCTTGGCTCTTAATGAAGATGCAGTAAAAAAAGGCGTTACAGTCATTCCAGATTTAGGTGTTGCACCAGGCATGATTAATATTTTGACGGGATATGGAGCTTCAAAATTAGATTCAGTGGAGTCGATTAAATTATTTGTAGGTGGTATTCCAACAGAGCCGAAACCACCCTTGAATTATACGCGTGTATTTTCGTTGGATGGGGTATTTGACCATTATACCGAGCCATCAAAAACGATATCTAAAGGCGTATTAAAGGAGGTCGAGTCTTTAACGGGTATTGAGCCAATTTATTTTGATGAGTTCGGCGTACTAGAGGCGTTCTATACGTCAGGAGGAATTTCGACGTTGCACCACACATTCCCCAATGTAAAAACGCTTGAATACAAAACAATTCGCTATAAAGGACATGCGGAGAAATTTAAGTTACTTGCTGATTTAGGTTTCCTTGATAAAACGAATACAGTTGCAGTCGGGGACAATGAAATTAATGTCCGGGAAGTAACGCGTGAAGCATTGAAGAAAAAATTAGATTTAGGAAAACAATCCGATGCGGTATTATTACGTGCGATTATTTCTGGTGAACGATCAGAGGAACAAATAACGTATGAATATGAAATGATTGTGCGTAAAGATTTAGAGAAAAATGTAACGGCGATGGCCCGTGCGACGGCAAATACGATTTCCGTTGTGGCGCAAATGATTGGGAAAGGGCTCATTACGGATCGTGGTGTATTTGCACCAGAAATGGTCGTACCAGGGCGTGAGTTTATAGAAGAAATGGCAAAGCGCGGTGTCGTAATTAAAGAAACGTCGCACCGTTCGACAATGATTGTGAAATGGTAG
- a CDS encoding polysaccharide deacetylase family protein — MKNTFRKKRGPWIDFLLVGAILILGGAIVFLTNLNEKSIFQKNQNTGSKEITSDISEEESTFPGVKIISDISNDDKMRFAIQYPLTNFDALNEAITTYIDNSKEYYISMMRLQKDVKEHTGELNIRLDTYQYDHYYSFVLTNKMILNNLEHHTKVKTFLIDSETGKIFDIRTLLNDDIKSLETFASHIQSEILKNPKLKGKISQDKLMLATKPEWSSFNRFALKDESLIIYFDEGEIGDPSAGSLTFEMPLSFINPLLASDFQIAMEADETIIPKVDLDPTKKHVALTFDDGPHPKVTKQILTLLEKYDAKATFFMLGSRVQYYPSLVGEIRDAGHEIGNHSWSHPVLTKLSAAEVTKEFESTEHAIFNAIGQNSTVFRPPYGAINDSVKTMIPITSVNWTIDTMDWKHRNANSLLPIIQKSMHNNSIILMHDIHQSTADGLESVLAYLTNEGYEFLTVSEILNYHK; from the coding sequence ATGAAAAACACATTTAGAAAAAAACGTGGTCCTTGGATTGACTTCCTACTGGTCGGAGCCATTTTAATATTAGGGGGAGCCATTGTTTTTCTTACTAATTTAAATGAAAAATCCATATTTCAAAAAAACCAAAACACAGGCTCCAAAGAAATTACTTCTGACATTTCCGAGGAAGAATCTACATTTCCTGGTGTAAAAATTATTTCCGACATTTCCAACGATGACAAAATGAGATTTGCCATTCAATACCCGTTGACTAATTTCGATGCATTAAACGAGGCAATTACTACTTATATCGATAATTCTAAAGAATATTACATAAGCATGATGCGACTTCAAAAAGATGTAAAAGAACATACAGGTGAGCTCAATATTCGCCTCGATACTTATCAATATGATCACTATTATTCATTTGTTTTAACGAATAAAATGATATTAAATAATCTCGAGCACCATACAAAAGTGAAAACATTTTTAATCGACAGTGAAACAGGTAAAATTTTCGATATCCGCACATTATTAAATGACGATATTAAAAGCTTAGAAACATTTGCATCACATATTCAATCAGAAATTTTAAAAAATCCGAAACTTAAAGGTAAAATTTCACAAGATAAATTAATGCTTGCAACGAAGCCGGAATGGTCGTCATTCAACCGTTTTGCATTAAAAGACGAATCGCTTATTATTTATTTTGATGAAGGCGAAATAGGGGATCCTTCTGCTGGATCACTGACTTTCGAAATGCCATTATCCTTTATTAATCCGTTACTCGCTTCTGACTTCCAAATTGCCATGGAGGCAGACGAGACGATTATTCCCAAAGTGGATTTAGATCCTACAAAAAAACATGTTGCTTTAACATTTGATGATGGTCCACATCCAAAAGTAACAAAGCAAATTTTAACTTTACTTGAAAAGTATGATGCAAAGGCAACGTTTTTCATGCTTGGTAGCCGCGTGCAGTACTATCCCAGCCTAGTAGGTGAGATACGAGATGCTGGTCATGAAATCGGCAACCATTCCTGGAGCCACCCTGTCTTAACAAAGCTTTCTGCAGCTGAAGTTACAAAGGAATTTGAGTCAACAGAACATGCCATTTTCAACGCGATTGGTCAGAACTCTACGGTTTTCCGTCCGCCATATGGTGCGATTAATGATTCGGTTAAAACAATGATTCCAATAACTTCTGTTAATTGGACGATTGATACGATGGATTGGAAGCACCGTAACGCGAACAGCTTACTGCCAATCATCCAAAAATCCATGCACAATAATTCCATTATTTTAATGCATGATATCCACCAATCCACAGCAGATGGATTAGAGTCTGTCCTTGCCTACTTAACAAATGAAGGCTATGAATTTCTTACCGTTTCAGAAATATTGAATTACCATAAATAA
- a CDS encoding TIGR00266 family protein, producing MKNHEIDFKLYGDDMQFVEVELDPHETVVAEAGSLMMMEDSIQMETIFGDGSNNSGSGIMGKLMGAGKRLITGESLFMTTFTNSGMGKRKVYFAAPYPGKIIPMDLSQMGGKIICQKDSFLAAAKGVTVGVEFQRKLSTGFFGGEGFIMQKLEGDGMAFVHAGGTIYERRLQPGETLRIDTGCLVAMTKDVNYDIQMVSGVKTALFGGEGLFFANLSGPGTVWVQSLPFSRLASRVFAAAPVTQGGGGRGSDEGGIGGLFNLLNK from the coding sequence ATGAAAAATCACGAAATCGATTTCAAGTTATACGGGGACGACATGCAATTTGTAGAGGTTGAACTAGATCCACACGAAACGGTCGTTGCAGAAGCGGGAAGTTTAATGATGATGGAAGACAGTATTCAAATGGAAACAATTTTTGGTGACGGTTCAAATAATTCCGGTTCAGGCATTATGGGCAAGTTAATGGGCGCAGGAAAACGACTTATTACAGGCGAAAGCTTATTTATGACAACCTTTACAAACTCAGGCATGGGCAAACGCAAAGTGTATTTTGCAGCACCATACCCAGGTAAAATCATTCCAATGGATTTAAGTCAAATGGGCGGAAAAATTATTTGTCAAAAGGATTCGTTTTTAGCAGCTGCTAAGGGCGTGACAGTTGGCGTAGAATTTCAACGTAAACTAAGTACAGGCTTCTTCGGTGGTGAAGGCTTCATCATGCAAAAGCTTGAAGGCGACGGCATGGCTTTCGTTCACGCTGGTGGAACAATTTATGAACGTCGATTGCAGCCAGGTGAAACATTGCGTATTGATACAGGGTGTTTAGTCGCGATGACAAAGGATGTTAACTATGATATTCAAATGGTTAGTGGTGTAAAAACGGCTCTATTTGGCGGTGAAGGGTTATTCTTTGCTAATCTTTCTGGTCCTGGTACCGTGTGGGTACAGTCCCTACCATTCAGCCGCTTAGCAAGCCGTGTGTTCGCAGCAGCACCAGTCACTCAAGGTGGTGGTGGAAGAGGCTCCGATGAAGGTGGTATTGGCGGATTATTTAATTTGCTGAATAAATAA
- a CDS encoding threonine/serine exporter family protein, with amino-acid sequence METIILQALISFVATACFGVIFNAPTKVIPACGFVGAVGWTVYYIVTESGLDDVRSSFIGAFVVSLVAHFFSRKFRMPMIIFSVSGIIPLVPGGIAYNAMRNFMELDYIMGLQNGIRAFMISGAIAMGLVFAEVIVQILLGMMSKGKTSIQSFLKVKK; translated from the coding sequence ATGGAGACGATTATTTTACAAGCTTTGATAAGCTTTGTTGCGACCGCTTGCTTTGGGGTTATTTTCAATGCGCCTACGAAAGTGATTCCGGCCTGTGGATTTGTTGGAGCAGTTGGTTGGACCGTTTATTATATTGTGACAGAATCGGGCTTGGATGATGTTCGTTCTTCTTTTATTGGTGCTTTTGTCGTTTCGCTCGTTGCTCATTTCTTTTCTCGTAAATTTCGTATGCCCATGATTATTTTTAGCGTGTCAGGAATTATTCCATTAGTACCAGGAGGGATTGCATACAATGCGATGCGTAATTTCATGGAGCTCGATTATATTATGGGTTTACAAAATGGAATTCGTGCATTTATGATTTCGGGAGCGATTGCGATGGGACTTGTATTTGCAGAAGTTATCGTGCAAATTTTACTAGGTATGATGAGCAAAGGAAAAACATCGATTCAATCCTTCTTAAAGGTGAAAAAATAA
- a CDS encoding threonine/serine exporter family protein codes for MKYEQNEMAIDCFLLAGRIMMESGAETYRVQDTMLRMARSQNMMDTQSYVTPTGIIFSLGRTQPTRITSISTRITDLHRIALVNNVSRKLTSQMITLERAYDELKKIQKTNYFLPILLQVLAASIASSCFLFLFKGLFSDIPTAFVAGGMGLYIVTIIHNMTRVKFFSEFLAAVSVGVVASLSVYFGFGTEVDKIIIGSVMPLVPGLLITNAVRDLMAGHFIAGMAKGAEAFLTAFAIGSGIALVLSF; via the coding sequence ATGAAATATGAACAGAATGAAATGGCCATAGATTGTTTTTTATTAGCAGGTCGCATCATGATGGAAAGTGGCGCAGAAACGTATCGAGTACAAGATACGATGCTTAGAATGGCTCGTTCGCAAAATATGATGGATACACAAAGTTATGTAACGCCAACGGGTATTATTTTTTCACTGGGGAGAACGCAACCAACACGGATTACATCCATTTCAACAAGAATTACAGATTTACATCGAATTGCACTTGTTAATAATGTATCTCGAAAGCTTACATCTCAAATGATAACACTAGAGCGGGCGTATGACGAGTTAAAGAAGATACAAAAAACGAATTATTTTTTACCAATTTTACTTCAAGTTTTAGCCGCTAGTATTGCGAGTAGCTGCTTTTTGTTTCTGTTTAAAGGACTGTTCAGCGATATCCCGACAGCTTTTGTGGCAGGGGGGATGGGTTTATATATTGTAACAATTATTCATAACATGACGCGTGTTAAATTTTTCTCGGAATTTTTAGCTGCGGTGAGTGTTGGTGTGGTCGCATCGCTTTCTGTTTATTTTGGTTTTGGCACAGAAGTGGATAAGATTATTATTGGCTCTGTGATGCCATTAGTTCCAGGATTACTTATTACCAACGCTGTCCGAGATTTAATGGCTGGGCATTTTATCGCAGGGATGGCGAAAGGAGCCGAGGCGTTTTTAACGGCCTTTGCAATTGGCTCAGGTATTGCACTAGTATTATCCTTTTAA
- a CDS encoding beta-propeller domain-containing protein, producing MNKCKRYCLGMVAMLVSIIVCSYILFDKKIEAYASTIVQAGEPYFVSFDQALTAKSLSDDSILIVDQQGNTVKATLHLDETSKVLTIKGLAAGNYMVHVKKAAFHNKKMLQKDFQFDLQVVNKITKITSEKDLKEYFSTFTTMNDYAVPQESEKKEMSSEVAMDSGSAGGAEYSTTNNQVEGIEEGDIAITDGQYIYSVVDNQIMITDAKNMKVVKKLIVSKDVYPSHLMLHQNTLIVAYSAYIETSKEPYYDGKSVAKVAFYDVKDAKNPKLIREIGQDGYITNLRKAGNYLYIVSNQTPNYWMLHEVEDMDLLPYTYDTNGVDQALPFEKIRILPESNTPNYLIVSSIDVSTIASAKLNTESYLGNSGQLYMSQNAIYVASMNYSSMPILRSEAEATSESLMLAEANETTIYKICVDKTAIRLAAQGKVKGSVLNQFSMDEHNGFFRIATTEGNAWGSEANSKNHLFILDDALKQVGAVNDLAKGERIYSARFMGDKAYVVTFKETDPLFVIDTKNPKAPKVLGELKIPGFSNYLHPIGENHLLGIGYDTEVKMEPGSKEPMVLTKGMKLSLFNVTDLNNPIEQDAVIIGGRGTYSAVQHDHKALYRDSRNNYFGFPITIYEPGKDENRLTYKGTGAQVYKVTAAGIELAGDLMEPARPGEQYEDSYNVVQRILYTGDTLYTVSPSKITSYEMNTFKKQQMIGF from the coding sequence ATGAATAAGTGTAAAAGATATTGTTTAGGAATGGTAGCGATGCTTGTTTCAATCATTGTATGTAGCTATATTTTATTTGATAAAAAAATTGAAGCGTATGCATCCACGATTGTGCAAGCAGGGGAGCCTTATTTCGTATCGTTCGATCAAGCACTTACTGCAAAAAGCTTGTCAGATGACTCGATTTTGATTGTTGATCAACAAGGCAATACAGTGAAGGCAACACTTCATTTGGATGAAACTTCTAAAGTGTTGACGATAAAAGGATTAGCGGCAGGGAACTATATGGTTCATGTGAAAAAAGCAGCGTTTCATAACAAGAAAATGTTGCAAAAGGATTTTCAATTTGATTTACAAGTAGTGAATAAGATTACGAAAATCACATCAGAAAAAGATTTAAAGGAATATTTTTCAACATTTACAACGATGAATGACTATGCCGTCCCTCAAGAAAGCGAAAAAAAAGAAATGTCATCAGAAGTTGCAATGGATAGCGGTAGTGCTGGTGGCGCTGAGTATTCAACGACAAATAATCAGGTAGAAGGAATTGAAGAAGGCGATATTGCGATTACCGACGGGCAGTATATTTATTCTGTAGTTGACAATCAGATTATGATTACTGACGCGAAAAATATGAAAGTTGTAAAAAAACTTATTGTAAGCAAGGATGTTTATCCATCGCATTTAATGTTGCATCAAAATACGCTCATTGTAGCCTATTCCGCATATATAGAAACGAGTAAAGAGCCATATTACGATGGGAAATCTGTTGCAAAAGTAGCGTTTTACGATGTAAAGGATGCTAAAAATCCAAAGCTTATTCGTGAAATTGGTCAAGATGGCTATATAACAAACCTACGTAAAGCAGGGAACTATCTATATATTGTATCAAATCAAACACCAAATTATTGGATGCTGCATGAGGTAGAGGATATGGATTTACTTCCATATACGTATGATACAAATGGTGTAGATCAAGCGTTACCATTTGAAAAAATTCGTATTTTACCAGAAAGCAACACGCCAAATTATTTAATCGTCTCGTCAATTGATGTCAGTACAATTGCTTCTGCCAAATTGAATACAGAAAGCTATTTGGGCAATAGTGGGCAGCTGTACATGTCGCAAAATGCAATTTATGTGGCGTCTATGAATTATAGCTCTATGCCAATATTACGTAGTGAAGCTGAGGCGACATCGGAATCTTTGATGCTAGCTGAGGCGAATGAAACAACGATATATAAAATATGTGTAGATAAAACAGCGATACGTCTGGCGGCACAAGGAAAGGTAAAGGGGTCCGTATTAAATCAGTTTTCAATGGATGAACATAACGGTTTTTTCCGTATTGCAACAACAGAGGGCAATGCATGGGGATCAGAGGCAAACTCTAAAAACCACCTATTCATTTTAGATGATGCATTAAAGCAAGTTGGTGCAGTTAATGATTTAGCAAAAGGTGAGCGTATTTATTCAGCTCGTTTTATGGGAGACAAGGCATACGTCGTGACATTTAAAGAAACGGATCCATTATTTGTAATTGATACAAAAAATCCAAAAGCACCAAAAGTGTTAGGGGAGTTGAAAATACCTGGATTTAGTAATTACTTGCATCCAATTGGGGAAAATCATTTACTAGGTATTGGATATGATACTGAGGTGAAGATGGAGCCGGGTTCTAAGGAGCCAATGGTTTTAACAAAAGGAATGAAATTAAGCTTGTTCAATGTAACGGATTTAAACAATCCAATTGAGCAAGATGCGGTTATTATTGGTGGACGTGGTACGTACTCGGCCGTGCAGCATGATCATAAGGCACTATATAGAGATTCACGCAACAATTATTTTGGTTTCCCAATTACAATTTATGAGCCAGGCAAGGATGAAAACCGCTTGACGTATAAAGGTACGGGCGCACAAGTTTACAAAGTGACGGCAGCGGGAATTGAGCTTGCAGGGGATTTAATGGAGCCAGCAAGACCAGGTGAGCAATACGAAGATTCATACAATGTAGTCCAACGAATTTTATATACGGGAGATACATTATATACAGTGTCTCCTTCCAAAATTACAAGCTACGAAATGAACACATTTAAGAAACAACAAATGATTGGTTTTTAA
- a CDS encoding acyl-CoA dehydrogenase family protein: MNFDFTEEQQLLRKTVRQFVDTEIMPHIATWDTQGGFDQGIWKHLAELGLMGVCVPEKYGGAGMDYNALAIVCEELERGDTAFRTAVSVHTGLNSMTLMQWGTEAQKQKYLVSQAKGEKIGAFGLTEPGAGSDVAAMSTNAKREGDSYILNGQKTWISLCDVADYFIVFAYTNKEKLHHGISAFIVERTWEGFSSKAIKGKYGIRAGNTGELFFDNVRIPAENLLGEEGEGFKIAMSALDNGRFTVAAGAVGLMQACIEASVNYCEVRETFGKPIGEHQLVGQMLAKMEAGYEMSRLLVYRVGELKNKGVRNTRETSLAKWQACDFANKAADDALQIHGAYGYSDEYPVARYLRNSKAPVIYEGTREIHTMMQAEYVLGKREDKKLRCMLPSWPFVED, encoded by the coding sequence ATGAACTTCGATTTTACAGAAGAACAACAGCTATTACGGAAAACCGTTCGGCAATTTGTCGATACGGAAATTATGCCGCATATTGCAACATGGGATACACAAGGTGGTTTTGATCAAGGAATTTGGAAACATTTAGCCGAACTTGGGTTGATGGGTGTATGCGTGCCAGAAAAGTATGGCGGAGCGGGTATGGATTATAACGCGCTTGCCATTGTTTGTGAGGAGCTAGAACGCGGAGATACTGCATTTCGTACCGCGGTTTCTGTGCATACAGGTTTGAATAGTATGACACTCATGCAATGGGGAACAGAGGCACAAAAACAAAAATATCTTGTTTCACAGGCAAAGGGGGAAAAAATTGGTGCGTTCGGATTAACTGAGCCTGGCGCGGGTTCCGATGTTGCTGCTATGAGTACCAATGCGAAACGCGAGGGTGATTCATACATTTTAAATGGGCAAAAAACGTGGATTTCATTATGTGATGTGGCTGATTATTTCATTGTTTTCGCTTATACAAATAAAGAAAAGCTGCATCACGGAATTTCAGCCTTTATTGTTGAACGAACGTGGGAAGGTTTTAGCTCGAAAGCGATTAAAGGGAAGTACGGGATTCGTGCAGGCAACACGGGCGAGCTGTTTTTTGACAATGTACGCATTCCCGCTGAAAACTTGCTCGGAGAAGAAGGCGAGGGCTTTAAAATTGCAATGTCAGCTCTTGATAATGGCCGATTTACTGTAGCAGCAGGTGCAGTTGGGTTAATGCAGGCTTGTATCGAGGCAAGTGTCAATTATTGTGAGGTGCGTGAAACGTTTGGCAAGCCGATCGGGGAACATCAACTTGTCGGTCAAATGCTCGCAAAAATGGAAGCGGGTTATGAGATGAGTCGCTTGCTCGTGTATCGTGTCGGGGAATTAAAAAATAAAGGTGTGCGCAATACCCGCGAAACATCCCTTGCTAAATGGCAGGCTTGTGATTTTGCCAACAAAGCAGCAGATGATGCGCTACAAATTCATGGTGCATATGGCTATTCGGATGAATACCCTGTTGCGCGTTATTTACGTAACTCGAAAGCACCGGTTATTTATGAAGGAACCCGCGAAATTCATACGATGATGCAAGCGGAATACGTACTTGGTAAGCGTGAAGATAAGAAGCTGCGTTGTATGCTTCCAAGCTGGCCGTTTGTAGAGGATTAA